A stretch of Mastomys coucha isolate ucsf_1 unplaced genomic scaffold, UCSF_Mcou_1 pScaffold1, whole genome shotgun sequence DNA encodes these proteins:
- the Kcnj9 gene encoding G protein-activated inward rectifier potassium channel 3 — protein MAQENAAFSPGSEEPPRRRGRQRYVEKDGRCNVQQGNVRETYRYLTDLFTTLVDLQWRLSLLFFVLAYALTWLFFGAIWWLIAYGRGDLEHLEDTAWTPCVNNLNGFVAAFLFSIETETTIGYGHRVITDQCPEGIVLLLLQAILGSMVNAFMVGCMFVKISQPNKRAATLVFSSHAVVSLRDGRLCLMFRVGDLRSSHIVEASIRAKLIRSRQTLEGEFIPLHQTDLSVGFDTGDDRLFLVSPLVISHEIDAASPFWEASRRALERDDFEIVVILEGMVEATGMTCQARSSYLVDEVLWGHRFTSVLTLEDGFYEVDYASFHETFEVPTPSCSARELAEAAARLDAHLYWSIPSRLDEKVEEEGAGEGAGAGDGADKEQNGCLPPPESESKV, from the exons ATGGCGCAGGAGAACGCCGCTTTCTCTCCCGGGTCGGAGGAGCCGCCGCGCCGCCGCGGTCGCCAGCGTTACGTGGAGAAGGATGGTCGCTGCAACGTGCAGCAGGGCAACGTCCGCGAGACCTACCGCTACCTGACCGACCTGTTCACCACGCTGGTGGACCTGCAGTGGCGCCTCAGCCTGCTCTTCTTCGTGCTCGCCTACGCGCTCACCTGGCTCTTCTTCGGCGCCATCTGGTGGCTCATCGCCTACGGCCGCGGCGACCTGGAGCACCTGGAGGACACCGCGTGGACCCCGTGCGTCAACAACCTCAACGGCTTCGTGGCcgccttcctcttctccatcgAGACGGAAACCACCATCGGCTATGGACACCGCGTCATCACCGACCAGTGCCCCGAGGGCAtcgtgctgctgctgctgcaggccATCCTGGGCTCCATGGTGAACGCTTTCATGGTGGGCTGCATGTTCGTCAAGATCTCGCAGCCCAACAAGCGCGCCGCCACTCTCGTCTTCTCCTCGCACGCCGTGGTGTCTCTGCGCGACGGGCGCCTCTGCCTCATGTTTCGCGTGGGCGACCTGCGATCCTCGCACATCGTCGAGGCCTCCATCCGCGCCAAGCTCATCCGCTCGCGCCAGACGCTCGAGGGCGAGTTCATCCCTCTGCACCAGACCGACCTCAGCGTGGGCTTCGACACGGGGGACGACCGCCTCTTCCTCGTCTCACCTCTCGTCATCAGCCACGAGATCGATGCCGCCAGCCCCTTCTGGGAGGCATCGCGCCGCGCCCTCGAGAGGGACGACTTCGAGATCGTAGTCATTCTTGAGGGCATGGTGGAGGCCACGG GAATGACCTGCCAAGCTCGAAGCTCGTACCTGGTAGATGAAGTGTTGTGGGGTCACCGATTCACATCCGTGCTCACCCTGGAGGATGGTTTCTACGAGGTGGACTACGCCAGCTTCCACGAAACCTTTGAGGTGCCCACGCCCTCGTGCAGTGCTCGGGAACTGGCAGAAGCCGCAGCCCGCCTCGATGCCCATCTCTACTGGTCTATCCCCAGCAGGCTGGAtgagaaggtggaggaagaaggggctggggagggcGCAGGTGCGGGAGATGGAGCCGACAAGGAGCAAAATGGCTGCCTGCCTCCCCCAGAGAGTGAATCCAAGGTGTGA